The following are encoded in a window of Microbacterium sp. LWO13-1.2 genomic DNA:
- a CDS encoding response regulator transcription factor, with amino-acid sequence MNTEPIRVLLVDDHELIRRGMKMVLDAEDDLRVVGEASNGAEAVHLAAQLSPDVVLMDIRMPEMDGIEATRRIARSSPSSKVLVLTTFDLDEYAFGSLRAGASGFLLKNTPPPQLTAAIRAIAAGDALVSPRVTRAMLDLFATRLPREAKADDDPRLNVLTERERDVFLAMAKGLNNTEIGEALFVSESTVKTHVGRVLLKLDLRDRVQAVILAYEIGLV; translated from the coding sequence CGAGCCGATTCGCGTGCTGCTCGTCGACGATCACGAGCTGATCCGTCGCGGCATGAAGATGGTCCTGGATGCCGAAGACGATCTGCGTGTGGTCGGCGAGGCGTCGAACGGCGCCGAGGCTGTGCACCTGGCCGCGCAACTCTCCCCCGACGTCGTGCTGATGGACATCCGGATGCCGGAGATGGACGGCATCGAGGCGACACGGCGCATCGCCAGGAGCTCCCCGTCGAGCAAGGTCCTCGTGCTCACGACGTTCGACCTCGACGAGTACGCGTTCGGCAGCCTGCGCGCTGGTGCCAGCGGATTCCTGCTGAAGAACACTCCTCCCCCGCAGCTGACCGCTGCGATCAGGGCGATCGCTGCGGGCGACGCCCTCGTCTCACCCCGAGTCACCCGCGCGATGCTCGATCTCTTCGCGACTCGGCTGCCCCGTGAGGCCAAGGCAGACGACGATCCTCGCCTGAACGTCCTCACCGAACGGGAGCGAGATGTGTTCCTCGCCATGGCGAAGGGCCTCAACAACACGGAGATCGGTGAGGCTCTGTTCGTCAGCGAGTCCACCGTGAAGACTCACGTCGGCCGTGTCCTCCTGAAGCTCGACCTCCGCGATCGCGTCCAGGCCGTCATTCTCGCGTACGAGATCGGGCTGGTCTGA